The genomic window TTTTAAAATGGGCAGAAAGTCAGGATGGATTTTTAGCTCCTGAAAAAGCTAACAACCAGGATCGTAAACCAATCTGGATTACGAATACTTATTCTCGACAATTGGTTCATAAATGGAGAACCGAAGAGCAGGCTATTTTAGTTGGAAAACAAACTGTTATTGATGACAACCCTAAATTAAACGCCAGAGATTGGAGCGGTAATAATCCTGCGAGGGTTGTTATAGATAGAGAAAATAAAATTGACGACAACAGTTTTATTTTTGACGACACTGTAAAAACAATTATTTTTTCTAATGAAAACAAAAAAACATCAACAGCAAATACGCAGTTTAAAGTAATTGATTTTAGTAAAAATATTATTCCTGAGATTTTGGATGTTTTATATAAAAATCAAATTCAATCGATAATAATTGAAGGAGGAAGACAAACTTTACAATCTTTTATAGATGAAAATATTTGGGATGAAGCTCGAATATTTGTCGGAAAACCAAGTTTTGGCAACGGAACAAAGGCTCCAATTATTTCAAGAAAAAACAACACAAAAACTACTATTTTAAGCGACGAACTAATACAGATTAGAAATTATGATTGATACTATAATTTTTGACTTTGGAGATATTTTCATCAATTTAGACAAAGCTGCCACAATTTCTGGTTTGCAAAAATTAGGAATGACAGAATGGAATAACGAACTTGATCAATTAAATTTTTCTTTTGAAACTGGACATATTTCTCCAGAAGATTTTATTGGCGGTTTTCAAAAACAACTTCCTAACGCATCTAAAGAAGAAATCTTAAAAGCTTGGAATGCTGTATTGGCAGATTTTCCTTTATACCGTTTGGAGTTCCTAAAAGAATTATCCAAAAAATATCGATTGTTTTTATTGAGCAATACTGATTCTATTCACATCAATACATTTGAAACAAAAAACGGAACTGCCTTTTATGAAGATTTTTATCGCTGTTTTGAAAAAGTCTATTTCTCATTTGATATGGGATTAAGAAAACCAGACCCAAAGATTTACCAATTCTTACTTGACAAACACAATTTAATCCCAGAGAATACTTTATTTGTTGACGATAAAAAAGAAAACACCGACAGCGCAGCAGCGCTAGGTATAAAAGTCTGGAATCTTCAAGTCGGGAAAGAAGATGTTATTGACCTTTACAATAAAAATATAATTTAGATTACTGCTTTTGGAAATTAACGATACTTATCAAACTATTGCAATCGCATCTGAAGAAATGCTGTTTAAAGAAAAAGGCAGTAAATTCTTTGGCTACGCATTTCCGATAGATCATGAAGACGAAGTAAAACCAATTATTGAAGACCTTAAAAAACAACATCCGCATGCTGTACATTATTGTTATGCTTATCAGCTGGGAGTTGGCAGCAAAATTTCATATCGCGCTAATGATGACGGCGAGCCAAGCAATACTGCAGGCGCGCCAATTTACGGGCAGATACAATCTTTTGGAGTAACCAACGTTCTTGTTGTGGTTGTTCGAATTTTTGGAGGTGTAAAACTGGGAGTCGGAGGTTTAATCGCTGCTTATCGAACAACAGCCCAAATGACTTTAGAAACTTGCGAGATCATTGAAAAAACAATTGATGAATCATTTTTAATTTCATTTGATTATAAAAACATGAATAAAGTAATGCGTGTGATTAAAGAAAAAAAGTTAGAGATAACTTCTCAAGAAATGGAAATGGATGAAATTTCCGGATTACCGATCGGCAAATTTACAATCAAAACGCGAAAAAAAAATGCCGAAACAGTGTTCAGCATTTTTGATTTAATGTTTGAAATCGATATTAAAATTATATAAATTAGTATAAAATCTTTAAGCGATTTAACAATTATTCAAGCGATTTAAATATTTCTAAAATATAATCTGGAGGAGCTGTCGGACGACCCGTTTTTAACGAAATAAATACCAAAATAAACGTCGCAGTTGTTAATAACTCATTTGACTCATTATAGATCTCGCAGTCAAATTCAATCTTCACAGAAGAGTGACTTTTGAAAGTTGTATGAATTGTTAAAAGCTCATCGTATCTCGCCGATTTTTTGTAACTTATATTCATGTTTACAATTGGCAGACCAATACCGCTTTCTTCCATGCTTTTATACGAAACCCCTTTATTTCTAAGCCATTCCACGCGTCCGATTTCAAAATAAGGCACATAATTTCCGTGATAAACGACTCCCATCTGGTCGGTTTCTGAGTAACGAACTCTTACTTGAGTCTGGTGATTTTTCATTATTTAGAGATTAAAAAAATTCAAATT from Flavobacterium fluviale includes these protein-coding regions:
- the ribD gene encoding bifunctional diaminohydroxyphosphoribosylaminopyrimidine deaminase/5-amino-6-(5-phosphoribosylamino)uracil reductase RibD is translated as MNIQEKYIKRCIELAQNGLGTTYPNPMVGSVIVYDDQIIGEGWHKKAGEPHAEVNAVKSVKDKSLLKKATIYVSLEPCSHFGKTPPCCGLIIANEIPNVVVGTVDPNEKVAGKGILKLIEAGANVTVGVLEDECNELNKRFFTFHQKKRPYIILKWAESQDGFLAPEKANNQDRKPIWITNTYSRQLVHKWRTEEQAILVGKQTVIDDNPKLNARDWSGNNPARVVIDRENKIDDNSFIFDDTVKTIIFSNENKKTSTANTQFKVIDFSKNIIPEILDVLYKNQIQSIIIEGGRQTLQSFIDENIWDEARIFVGKPSFGNGTKAPIISRKNNTKTTILSDELIQIRNYD
- a CDS encoding HAD family hydrolase translates to MIDTIIFDFGDIFINLDKAATISGLQKLGMTEWNNELDQLNFSFETGHISPEDFIGGFQKQLPNASKEEILKAWNAVLADFPLYRLEFLKELSKKYRLFLLSNTDSIHINTFETKNGTAFYEDFYRCFEKVYFSFDMGLRKPDPKIYQFLLDKHNLIPENTLFVDDKKENTDSAAALGIKVWNLQVGKEDVIDLYNKNII
- a CDS encoding IMPACT family protein encodes the protein MEINDTYQTIAIASEEMLFKEKGSKFFGYAFPIDHEDEVKPIIEDLKKQHPHAVHYCYAYQLGVGSKISYRANDDGEPSNTAGAPIYGQIQSFGVTNVLVVVVRIFGGVKLGVGGLIAAYRTTAQMTLETCEIIEKTIDESFLISFDYKNMNKVMRVIKEKKLEITSQEMEMDEISGLPIGKFTIKTRKKNAETVFSIFDLMFEIDIKII
- a CDS encoding acyl-CoA thioesterase is translated as MKNHQTQVRVRYSETDQMGVVYHGNYVPYFEIGRVEWLRNKGVSYKSMEESGIGLPIVNMNISYKKSARYDELLTIHTTFKSHSSVKIEFDCEIYNESNELLTTATFILVFISLKTGRPTAPPDYILEIFKSLE